In one window of Camelina sativa cultivar DH55 chromosome 15, Cs, whole genome shotgun sequence DNA:
- the LOC104746316 gene encoding probable receptor-like protein kinase At1g49730: MVVVYKQALLQLAFFAFLGFQYLPLLTQAGCPLDLTSSNFTLVASMCSNNADRAKCCRYMNAFVAVSVARYANYTTDLGVPSDLTEVCVTTISRTMELYGIPTNATIFCGLGTKILVNYDCEGLTTVTQMLQSITFGDVSRNCRLPLPPGKLCMNCLDSGVTYLRSLVGPDNSIKLSTCRDATYAVLASQVDNSSALELASCFFNVPELTPSPDSSPSSLSPDASPSPVSADSPSSDNLVLSPVKSHHPYHLTVVPAIGIAVTGFALVMLVILIVLIRRKKRELDDSSGMECNLKTSPSPRPRSIIHEGNSSAFRKFSYREIRKATEDFNMVIGRGGFGTVHKAEFSNGLVAAVKKMNKSSEQAEDEFCREIELLARLHHRHLVALKGFCNKKNERFLVYEYMANGSLKDHIHSTEKPPLSWETRMKIAIDVANALEYLHFYCDPPLCHRDIKSSNILLDENFVAKLADFGLAHASRDGSICFEPVNTDIRGTPGYVDPEYVVTQELTEKSDVYSYGVVLLEIITGKSAVEEGRNLVEMSQTLLLSESRRIDLVDPRIKDCIDGEQLETVVAVVRWCTEKEGVARPSIKQVLRLLYESCDPLHIGLAMAVEENKGRSLRGDSGFQSGDIRGLASSSSTTSRSHCSRSFLLETGSPHSPPNGLSF; the protein is encoded by the exons ATGGTGGTGGTTTATAAGCAAGCTCTCTTGCAACTCGCATTCTTTGCTTTTCTTGGATTCCAGTACTTGCCTTTACTCACCCAAGCag GTTGTCCATTGGACTTGACTTCATCTAACTTCACACTCGTGGCTTCTATGTGCTCCAACAATGCCGACAGAGCCAAATGCTGCCGCTACATGAACGCTTTCGTTGCAGTATCTGTCGCCCGCTATGCAAACTACACAACAGATCTTGGAGTTCCATCAGATTTGACTGAGGTCTGCGTTACTACCATCTCTAGAACCATGGAGCTTTATGGAATCCCAACAAATGCAACTATCTTCTGTGGTTTAGGGACCAAGATTCTTGTTAACTACGATTGTGAAGGTCTAACCACTGTAACGCAGATGCTTCAGTCCATCACGTTTGGAGATGTTTCTAGAAACTGCAGACTCCCACTTCCACCGGGGAAACTATGTATGAATTGCTTGGATTCTGGTGTCACCTACCTTCGTAGTCTCGTTGGTCCAGATAATAGCATCAAACTGAGTACTTGTCGAGATGCTACTTATGCTGTATTAGCTAGCCAGGTTGACAATTCATCTGCCCTTGAACTTGCTAGCTGCTTCTTTAATGTGCCTGAGCTTACCCCCTCtccag ACTCATCTCCATCGTCACTGAGCCCAGACGCTTCTCCAAGTCCGGTGTCTGCTGATAGTCCAAGCAGTGACAATCTTGTTCTGTCTCCAGTTAAAAGTCACCATCCATATCACTTGACAGTGGTTCCAGCTATTGGGATCGCTGTTACAGGTTTTGCTCTTGTGATGCTCGTAATACTTATAGTTCTTATCCGAAGAAAGAAACGGGAACTTGATGACTCCAGTGGCATGGAATGTAATCTAAAGACATCTCCTTCTCCCCGCCCAAGGTCGATCATTCATGAAG GTAACTCTTCTGCTTTTCGGAAATTCAGCTACAGGGAGATAAGGAAAGCAACTGAAGATTTCAACATGGTGATTGGCCGTGGGGGCTTTGGGACTGTTCACAAAGCTGAGTTCAGTAATGGGTTGGTTGCAGCTGTAAAAAAGATGAACAAGAGCTCTGAACAAGCAGAAGATGAATTTTGCAGAGAGATCGAGCTTCTCGCCAGGCTGCATCATCGCCATCTAGTTGCTTTGAAAGGGTTTTGTAATAAGAAGAACGAGAG GTTCCTTGTCTACGAGTATATGGCAAATGGGAGCCTCAAGGATCATATACACT CCACAGAAAAGCCTCCACTTAGTTGGGAAACTAGGATGAAAATTGCAATAGATGTGGCTAATGCTCTg GAATACCTTCATTTCTACTGTGACCCTCCTCTCTGTCACAGAGACATTAAGTCAAGCAACATATTACTTGATGAAAACTTTGTTGCTAAG CTTGCAGATTTTGGTCTGGCTCATGCTTCTAGAGATGGCTCCATTTGTTTTGAACCTGTTAATACTGATATTCGTGGAACTCCAG GCTATGTAGATCCAGAGTACGTTGTAACACAAGAACTGACAGAGAAGAGTGACGTGTATAGCTACGGAGTGGTGTTGCTAGAGATTATAACTGGGAAATCAGCAGTCGAAGAAGGTAGGAACCTGGTAGAAATGTCTCAGACTTTACTGTTATCGGAATCAAGACGCATAGATTTGGTGGATCCAAGAATCAAAGACTGCATAGATGGAGAACAGCTTGAAACAGTAGTGGCAGTTGTAAGATGGTGCACAGAGAAAGAAGGTGTGGCTAGGCCATCGATCAAGCAAGTCCTGAGGCTGTTGTACGAAAGCTGTGATCCTTTGCATATCGGTCTTGCAATGGCGGTTGAGGAAAACAAAGGACGGTCGCTGAGAGGTGACTCAGGCTTTCAAAGTGGAGACATCCGTGGCTTGGCTTCTTCCTCTAGTACCACTTCAAGGTCGCATTGTAGCCGGAGTTTTCTGCTCGAGACTGGCTCTCCTCACTCTCCACCAAATGGTCTTTCTTTTtga
- the LOC104746317 gene encoding NEP1-interacting protein-like 1: MDTESLRLEVNLAVTSQDPSLGLLSTVIITVEIGYFEEFIIEKYDDHRSIKRVGSYRDSPPGPDSEFILKLRTFDPKDVYRTLHSQLHDRLLSEYIADEIVVQALRQRSKSSNLAQQQQPLFMTGTVRLTQKVYNVVRRNSALSLSATDLTTCAICLEDLDTEDYCHVPNCSHCYHEECLNKWVDRSNGTCPLCRQLFDEPESN; encoded by the coding sequence ATGGATACTGAATCGCTCAGACTCGAGGTTAATCTAGCCGTTACGTCTCAAGATCCGTCGTTAGGGTTATTAAGCACGGTGATAATCACTGTAGAGATAGGCTACTTCGAGGAGTTTATCATAGAGAAGTACGACGATCATCGTAGCATCAAGAGAGTCGGATCTTACCGGGATTCTCCACCAGGTCCAGACTCAGAATTCATTCTGAAACTCCGAACCTTCGATCCTAAGGACGTCTATCGAACCCTCCATAGCCAACTCCACGATCGTCTCTTGTCCGAATACATAGCCGATGAGATTGTTGTCCAAGCCCtaagacaaagaagcaaaagttCTAACTtggcacaacaacaacaacctttATTCATGACAGGCACTGTCAGACTGACACAGAAGGTGTACAACGTTGTGCGTCGCAACTCTGCTCTGTCTCTGTCGGCAACAGATTTGACGACTTGTGCCATCTGTTTGGAAGATCTGGATACCGAGGATTACTGCCACGTGCCTAACTGCTCCCATTGTTATCATGAAGAATGTCTCAATAAGTGGGTTGATCGATCTAATGGCACATGCCCTCTCTGTCGCCAACTATTTGACGAACCAGAGtctaattag